DNA from Corallococcus soli:
CGTCTCCACCAGGGCGTCCGCCTCCACCAGCGGACGCAGCGCGGACACGCCCGCGAGGCCCGCGTGCTCCGCCATCAGCGACACGCGGATCCGACGGATGGCCTTGGACACCGCGTCCCCCGGCGCTTGCGCCTCCCAGCTCAGGTTCAGCTCGGAGTCCAGGCCCAGGCTGCGGTTGGTGGTGTTCGCGGAGCCCACCGTCAGGAAGGTGTCGTCCACCACCATCACCTTCGAGTGGATGTACGTGAAGACGTCCGAGCCGTCCTCGCCCTTCGCCGCCGAGCCGTACACCGCGAAGCCATGGCCCGTCTCGCGGGCCACCTCGCGCAGCGCACGCAGCAGGCGCACCTGGGCCACGCCCATGGCGATCTGCTCGCGCAGCGCTTCAGGCTGGCGGGGCAGCACCAGCATCACCTGGAGCCGGCCCCGTCCCGCGGCGCGCATGCGCTTGACGAGCGCGTCGTAGATGGCGCGCGAGGAGAAGTACTGGTTCTCGATGTAGATGAAGCGTTCGGCCGCGGCGATGGCGTCCACGTACAGCGCGCGGATCTCCTGCACCTCTTCCTGCGGCGGGAGGATGGTCTTTCCGAAGGTGCGGCTGATGGCCACCGGACCCGGAGGGGCCGGCATGGTCGCCTGGAAGGACACGTCGTCGCGGGCCACCGGCTCCAGGCGGATCTCACCGCCGCCGGAGTGCGCCCAGCGCGCCTCGAACAGCTCCGCGAGCGGCTTCACCGCGGGGCCCGTCAGCACCGTCTGCACGTCGTGGTAGGGACCGTGCGGGTCTCGGCCGGAATCACAGCGCAGCTTCGAGCGCGCGGGATGGTCCCGGTCGTCCCAGCGACAGTCACACACGTCCATACCGCCGGTGAAGGCCTGCACGCCGTCGACGACGACGAGCTTCTGGTGGTGGGCCGCGTAGAGCGGACTGGACGAATCGAAGCGGAAGCGCAGCCGCTCGTTCGTGGTCCAGTTGAAGAGCAGGTGCTGCATCCACTCGCGCTCCATGGCGAGCAGCATGCTGAAGTCCCAGGCGAGGATGTAGACGTGCAGCTCCGGGTTCTCCCGGCACATCTGGTCAAGCAGCGGCAGCAGCCGGACCTCGCCTCCGTGGGCCTCCTCCAGGTCTTCGCCGCGCAGCAGGGTCACGTCGCTGTCGAACTGCCAGCCCATGATGACGATGGAGCGGCGAGCCTTCCGGATGGCCCGGTACAGCTCTCGGTAGTAGTCCCGGGCGTCCACCAGCACGCCCGCGTCATGCGTTTCCGAACGCGCCCAGTAGTTGCGTCCGGCGTTGAGGATGCTCGTCACGGCAGTCACCTGGCCTTGGGATCCGCGTCCCGGAAGTGGAACCAACCTGTCCGCGCCCGGCCGGCGGAACATCACCCCACGAACACAATGTGCTTCCCGGTCGCCAGCGTCATGTCAGGCGAGGAGACGACCTTGGCCACCTTCCGCGCCTCGCCCCCCACGGTGTCGAAGGCAGCGGCGATCAGGTCGCCGAGCGTCACCTGCACGCGCCTGGCCTG
Protein-coding regions in this window:
- a CDS encoding chaperonin, coding for MATKTQKRGQTIQRKARQMKATTAKAVSNAGKQARRVQVTLGDLIAAAFDTVGGEARKVAKVVSSPDMTLATGKHIVFVG
- a CDS encoding phospholipase D-like domain-containing protein; amino-acid sequence: MTAVTSILNAGRNYWARSETHDAGVLVDARDYYRELYRAIRKARRSIVIMGWQFDSDVTLLRGEDLEEAHGGEVRLLPLLDQMCRENPELHVYILAWDFSMLLAMEREWMQHLLFNWTTNERLRFRFDSSSPLYAAHHQKLVVVDGVQAFTGGMDVCDCRWDDRDHPARSKLRCDSGRDPHGPYHDVQTVLTGPAVKPLAELFEARWAHSGGGEIRLEPVARDDVSFQATMPAPPGPVAISRTFGKTILPPQEEVQEIRALYVDAIAAAERFIYIENQYFSSRAIYDALVKRMRAAGRGRLQVMLVLPRQPEALREQIAMGVAQVRLLRALREVARETGHGFAVYGSAAKGEDGSDVFTYIHSKVMVVDDTFLTVGSANTTNRSLGLDSELNLSWEAQAPGDAVSKAIRRIRVSLMAEHAGLAGVSALRPLVEADALVETLDRVAQEGLLRLRPHPLETVFDQNPLFKPLEPEDFLIDPEESVLDESLFEALHKGDDGLFASGVRLLSRWLVGPSCDAPPHRAILPCVPAQEEGGTAGP